In the genome of Fusarium fujikuroi IMI 58289 draft genome, chromosome FFUJ_chr02, one region contains:
- a CDS encoding related to mixed-linked glucanase precursor MLG1 encodes MAYSLTTSFLGESLISGFDWFNGRDLSNGFVQYQDLEGAEQYGLYSVDPFSNTVRLRPDSARKFDLDQGRPSIRLESKESYQYGLFIADFQHIPISQCGTWPAFWAYGANWPNNGEVDILEGANLAYTNIMSAHTADGCMLDPADSNLFSGNPQSLDCAVGTDNVGCGFTPPASDTSSYGDGFNAVGGGVYAMEWDSEYISIWHFPRGAIPADIEAKRPDPRKWGLPQSLFGGSKCNVDQYFNDMRIVLNINFCGDYGEGTWGSSETCRALAPTCREYVANNPLDFQDAYFDVSYIDVYTRLGGDAPPVVPSSTGEAPTEISIPSASTPGPNTSISGNTRFPNSTAIVTRPQPKEDESITAEPTTTTTLTGISSVEVTIPGSGTNSATVSSLPVATGGSSVNPAKIDDYAYLGCFGSQTGFQTFNEKAESDDMTIEKCIEACNGLTYIGLFEGTCYCASKLDADTRALRNESSCNRPCPGDDDQFCGGMVSRRSKRSIPLRRDAPNNILLTVYADTSDAGQPDVPPGMGPGVNGTAAGGSSSPTGGSGQGSSPADGVDGSTGSESQAGDSARETANGQAGSGDDSPAATNNGVIVDTATVTDVVAGTDADAVVFSTWSGGEVIEATQAIPDTVVTSTITFFTVLPTNSGSLVPQESIVTMSYSLCDYCDTPTLIQPAMATKVVECDGCGINGENTVTLTVPVHVTVTVTGAGTNATQATGNAAAGVFPDQTREIPPIVPTGMGSNADAGPEVTTIVITYLTTQLVTYGTETNSVSTETRTLRRTVVLTVSDIETMSILPVPSPGRPNTPISHATPTPGASGAPAVVSSASSRVDDFFVYFAIVAMAILALSL; translated from the exons ATGGCATACTCATTAACTACCTCCTTCTTAGGAGAATCTCTCATCTCTGGTTTCGACTGGTTCAATGGCCGTGATCTTTCGAATGGATTCGTACA ATATCAGGACCTGGAGGGTGCCGAACAATATGGCTTATACTCCGTGGATCCTTTTAGTAATACTGTTCGACTTAGACCCGACTCCGCTCGGAAATTTGATCTGGACCAAGGAAGACCCAGTATTCGACTTGAAAGCAAGGAGTCCTACCAGTATGGATTATTCATCGCAGATTTCCAACACATACCTATTTCACAATGTGGTACTTGGCCAGCCT TCTGGGCATATGGTGCCAACTGGCCCAACAATGGCGAAGTTGATATCCTCGAGGGCGCCAACTTGGCTTACACTAACATCATGTCTGCCCACACGGCAGATGGCTGCATGCTAGACCCCGCAGACTCGAATCTCTTCTCTGGAAACCCCCAGAGCTTAGACTGTGCTGTTGGTACAGACAATGTTGGGTGTGGCTTCACACCGCCCGCCAGTGACACTTCCTCTTATGGTGATGGCTTCAACGCTGTTGGCGGTGGTGTGTATGCTATGGAGTGGGACTCCGAGTACATCTCGATCTGGCACTTCCCACGAGGCGCAATTCCGGCTGATATCGAAGCCAAACGACCTGATCCTAGGAAATGGGGACTTCCTCAGAGTTTGTTTGGGGGTTCAAAGTGCAATGTTGACCAATATTTCAATGATATGAGGATTGTCCTGAATATT AACTTTTGCGGCGATTATGGCGAGGGAACCTGGGGAAGTTCTGAAACTTGTCGAGCTCTCGCCCCAACTTGTCGTGAATATGTTGCGAACAACCCTCTGGATTTCCAAGACGCCTATTTTGATGTTAGCTACATCGATGTCTACACTCGCCTGGGAGGAGACGCCCCGCCTGTTGTCCCATCATCAACCGGTGAAGCACCTACCGAGATCTCTATCCCTTCAGCTAGCACTCCTGGCCCCAACACTTCAATCTCAGGAAATACTAGATTCCCAAACAGCACCGCCATCGTCACTCGTCCTCAGCCCAAGGAAGACGAATCCATAACAGCAGAGCCAACAACTACAACTACATTGACAGGCATATCTTCTGTCGAGGTGACTATTCCTGGCTCTGGAACCAACAGTGCAACCGTTAGCTCTCTTCCTGTTGCTACAGGTGGAAGCTCAGTCAACCCAGCTAAGATTGATGATTATGCATATCTTGGTTGTTTCGGATCGCAGACTGGTTTCCAGACTTTCAATGAGAAAGCTGAGAGCGATGACATGACTATTGAGAAGTGCATTGAAGCTTGTAACGGCCTGACTTATATCGGTCTCTTTGAAGG AACCTGCTATTGCGCCTCCAAACTTGACGCCGATACCCGTGCTTTACGCAACGAGTCTTCATGCAATCGCCCTTGTCCTGGAGACGACGATCAATTCTGTGGTGGTATGGTCTCTCGAAGGTCCAAACGAAGCATTCCTCTTCGCCGAGACGCCCCCAACAACATCCTACTCACAGTCTATGCCGACACCAGCGACGCTGGACAGCCTGATGTCCCACCTGGCATGGGCCCTGGTGTTAATGGAACTGCCGCTGGCGGCTCATCAAGTCCAACTGGTGGAAGTGGTCAAGGCAGCTCGCCTGCGGACGGAGTAGATGGCTCGACTGGATCAGAGAGCCAAGCAGGAGATTCTGCTCGAGAAACTGCGAATGGACAAGCTGGCTCAGGTGATGACTCGCCTGCGGCTACTAATAACGGAGTGATTGTCGACACTGCTACAGTCACCGACGTTGTAGCTGGCACTGATGCGGACGCTGTGGTTTTCAGCACTTGGTCTGGCGGCGAGGTTATCGAAGCAACACAGGCCATCCCCGACACAGTTGTCACAAGCACGATCACTTTCTTCACAGTGCTTCCAACGAACTCTGGATCACTTGTACCTCAAGAAAGTATCGTTACCATGAGCTACTCTCTGTGTGACTACTGCGACACTCCCACCTTGATTCAGCCAGCAATGGCTACCAAGGTCGTTGAATGCGACGGCTGTGGCATAAATGGTGAAAACACAGTCACATTGACTGTGCCCGTCCATGTCACCGTCACCGTCACTGGTGCTGGTACCAATGCAACCCAGGCAACCGGCAATGCGGCTGCAGGAGTCTTCCCAGATCAGACACGAGAGATTCCTCCTATTGTGCCAACCGGAATGGGAAGCAATGCAGACGCTGGCCCTGAAGTAACGACGATCGTGATAACATACTTGACAACCCAGCTGGTCACATATGGCACGGAAACGAACTCCGTCTCTACCGAGACAAGAACCTTGCGACGGACGGTTGTCCTTACTGTGTCGGACATTGAGACGATGAGTATTCTGCCTGTACCGTCTCCTGGAAGGCCGAACACACCGATTTCCCATGCTACACCAACACCGGGCGCATCGGGTGCGCCGGCCGTGGTCTCAAGTGCATCATCGAGAGTCGATGATTTCTTTGTTTACTTCGCGATTGTGGCCATGGCAATTCTGGCCTTGTCTCTTTAG
- a CDS encoding related to peroxisome assembly protein PAS10, translated as MEFVTALRGTFDEQKPSLFEVLSEQQLNALLPPTLRYLLTIATHRHPRYLLRILNSFDEIYAGVMLLVERHYLRTRGGSFTENFYGLKREKGLHAEVPRASMSSPDIVRETLKLTTRDVWKNLLVIVGIPYLKRKLDESYEVNAPRALLGAAYTRMPDNPTLRDRFLYYYRWFLRNIYPSVNAGYYFAMLAFNVAYLFDGSKYHSPLLWLIGTRIRRMSGADYKAIEALTQTPETGHRPGWRSLLNPREMGPRVLSSLSILLPTSIFALKFLEWWYQSDFAKQLSRKATESVDLPPPVISADGKGGSGKKKPEVKKEESNEGDSTPSAEDAPIATPSLLPVYTIPFPSDSALCPICVDEIVTPTACQTGVVYCYTCIHKWIEGQHQKQEDFMESREGKWESGQGRCAVTGRRVLGGTEGLRRIMV; from the coding sequence ATGGAGTTCGTCACAGCCCTTCGGGGCACCTTCGACGAACAGAAGCCATCTCTATTCGAAGTCCTTTCTGAGCAACAGCTCAACGCCCTCCTCCCGCCGACCCTCCGCTATCTACTTACCATCGCGACGCACCGACACCCGCGATATCTCCTAAGAATACTAAACTCGTTCGATGAGATATACGCTGGTGTTATGTTGCTCGTTGAGCGGCACTACCTGCGCACCCGAGGCGGCTCCTTCACAGAGAACTTCTATGGCCTCAAGCGCGAAAAGGGCCTCCACGCCGAAGTGCCACGCGCGAGCATGTCATCGCCCGATATTGTGCGCGAGACATTGAAACTCACGACTCGGGACGTCTGGAAGAATCtgctcgtcatcgtcggcaTCCCTTACCTGAAACGGAAGCTTGACGAGAGCTACGAGGTGAATGCGCCAAGAGCTCTTCTCGGTGCGGCATACACGCGAATGCCAGATAACCCGACTCTTCGCGACCGATTCCTATACTACTACCGTTGGTTCCTCAGGAACATATACCCGAGCGTCAATGCCGGCTATTACTTTGCCATGCTTGCTTTCAATGTGGCGTACCTCTTCGACGGGAGCAAGTACCACAGCCCTCTCTTGTGGCTGATAGGAACACGTATTCGAAGAATGTCAGGTGCAGATTACAAGGCCATTGAGGCTTTGACGCAGACACCCGAGACAGGACACAGACCTGGGTGGCGGTCGTTGTTAAACCCCCGCGAAATGGGCCCGCGGGtgttgtcaagcttgtcgaTTTTGCTGCCTACAAGTATCTTTGCCCTCAAGTTTTTGGAATGGTGGTATCAGTCAGATTTTGCGAAGCAGCTTTCACGAAAAGCGACTGAAAGTGTTGATTTGCCGCCGCCTGTGATTTCGGCAGATGGCAAGGGAGGCtccggcaagaagaagccagaagTGAAGAAAGAGGAGTCAAATGAGGGAGACTCAACCCCTTCGGCAGAAGATGCACCCATCGCCACTCCCTCGTTGCTCCCTGTCTACACAATTCCATTTCCCAGCGATTCGGCATTGTGTCCTATTTGTGTCGATGAGATCGTCACTCCAACAGCCTGTCAAACCGGTGTCGTTTATTGCTATACGTGTATCCACAAATGGATCGAGGGCCAGCATCAGAAACAAGAGGATTTTATGGAGTCGCGCGAGGGCAAGTGGGAGAGTGGCCAAGGGAGATGCGCAGTGACAGGCAGAAGGGTTCTGGGTGGAACTGAAGGCTTAAGGCGGATAATGGTATAG
- a CDS encoding related to C2H2 zinc finger protein, with product MGAQNISPRDTSDPTGRGRRRSRSPADDGADQVIKSEGNQDGPNGASSNSDGPGPARKRRRSRKGLDKRFECSAEGCGKSYSRAEHLYRHQLNHNSKQTYHCTFPNCTRTFVRGDLLKRHMDRHAAKGSQLNQRDSIMAQSIAPGQSNQQVQPPNFSRNNSIDYSKHQQTNMPYQTPQVQTPNPYSPMNNTPTGMYPNGALPNGMDSYMSPTQGYDNRTPQLSQPQSPSIQQRPSMSASNTPFNMMSPIANQQGFPNQQNMSQNHFVSQQNVMPMTLPPAQYPNGQNATVVTSAEYSEPGTTQPSEMMMLDQMAMPATVPVFGEGGDMNKSPYVGMPEDFMAYLFNSPSQAMTPVMGPNYTNYAELQGSQFNMNLLGTDSNSLGYFPSAPQQVMAVNNLLDQQVPEATISEEKSQELFDFIKERFHDNKHAPPDRQWADLLEGDRSNGEHMLSKRMMQAYIGSYWYHFSDQMPILHKPTFSPDKTPNLLLLAMMAIGGACLDRTHGHNVTRASAQLSNFLAWHLRWDIFMDVSFRPPAKLWIFQALILLELYEKMFATRELHERAHIHHATTITLMRRGRSLIGKSALDSPPNPRDVSNGSRQSSTSSSTGTADKWWEHWVTNEATRRAAFAAFIVDSIHATMFGHSAVMVAHEMRLPLPCDESMWRAGSSSEVWRIESNLMSNGIKPTSFLEGLKRTLSGQDVHTTSFGRTVLMTGLLSVSWHMHQRDLQVNVLGGGIIQALGGRDRWRATLTRAYDTWKADFDKHLERSEAADPYRDDATKRQEFNVVFESRTVLHHLAHMAMHADIVDCQMFARAKRLLGRTIGPQEFNSAQRRIKDHWAHSARARDAAFYAIKFLCSVLAPDQVSAAHAGGYHLDEPYDARDDVLLNRPWVMYFAALVVWSYGFALEGPCPNIPLPTTRHEKLQHMRNYFVKFGGIDSPGALQGRSGVNANTALLMVLKDTFQTTRWELLHEGSALLSNCIILNQGGTID from the exons ATGGGAGCTCAAAATATATCGCCTCGCGACACTTCGGATCCCACAGGTCGCGGCCGACGAAGAAGTCGCTCACCCGCAGATGATGGCGCGGACCAGGTCATAAAATCAGAAGGAAATCAAGACGGACCAAATGGCGCATCTTCCAACTCCGACGGCCCTGGCCCTGCCAGAAAACGAAGACGGAGCCGAAAGGGCCTGGACAAGAGGTTTGAATGTAGTGCCGAAGGGTGTGGGAAGAGCTATTCAAGAGCGGAACATCT GTACCGGCATCAGCTTAACCATAACTCTAAACAGACCTACCACTGTACTTTTCCTAACTGCACACGGACTTTTGTCAGAGGAGATCTTCTCAAAAGACATATGGACCGACATGCTGCGAAGGGCTCGCAACTCAACCAGAGAGATTCTATCATGGCGCAATCCATAGCTCCGGGTCAATCAAACCAACAAGTTCAACCTCCTAATTTCAGTCGGAATAATTCTATCGATTACTCAAAGCACCAGCAGACGAATATGCCTTACCAGACACCACAAGTTCAAACACCTAACCCATATTCACCCATGAATAATACTCCAACAGGCATGTACCCTAACGGAGCCCTGCCAAATGGGATGGATAGTTACATGTCCCCGACCCAGGGTTATGATAATCGCACGCCACAACTCAGCCAACCACAATCTCCTTCAATTCAGCAAAGGCCGTCTATGTCTGCCAGCAATACACCATTCAACATGATGTCTCCAATTGCGAATCAGCAAGGGTTCCCAAATCAACAGAACATGTCGCAGAATCATTTTGTCAGCCAGCAAAACGTTATGCCCATGACCCTCCCTCCGGCTCAGTACCCCAACGGACAGAATGCTACCGTAGTTACTTCAGCGGAATATTCAGAGCCAGGAACCACGCAACCGagcgagatgatgatgctggaccAGATGGCCATGCCGGCAACTGTTCCTGTCTTCGGAGAGGGAGGTGATATGAACAAGTCACCCTACGTTGGAATGCCGGAGGACTTTATGGCTTACCTCTTCAACTCCCCCAGTCAAGCCATGACACCAGTGATGGGCCCGAACTACACCAA TTATGCGGAATTGCAAGGAAGTCAATTTAATATGAATCTTCTGGGTACAGATAGCAATTCACTTGGATACTTTCCAAGCGCTCCTCAGCAGGTAATGGCTGtcaacaaccttcttgaTCAACAAGTTCCGGAAGCCACGATATCTGAGGAAAAGAGTCAAGAGTTAttcgacttcatcaaagaaCGCTTCCATGACAACAAGCATGCTCCACCCGATCGTCAATGGGCCGACCTGCTTGAAGGTGATCGATCAAATGGCGAGCATATGTTGAGTAAGAGGATGATGCAGGCTTACATCGGTTCTTATTGGTATCACTTCAGCGATCAGATGCCTATTCTTCACAAGCCTACTTTCTCTCCTGACAAGACACCGAACTTATTGCTCCTCGCGATGATGGCCATCGGAGGGGCTTGTCTCGACAGGACCCATGGACACAATGTGACGAGAGCAAGCGCCCAGCTCTCCAACTTTCTTGCCTGGCATCTCCGTTGGGACATCTTCATGGACGTTAGCTTCAGGCCGCCTGCGAAACTGTGGATTTTCCAGGCTTTGATTCTCCTGGAATTGTACGAAAAGATGTTTGCGACAAGAGAACTCCACGAACGGGCCCACATTCACCATGCGACCACTATCACTCTCATGCGACGAGGACGATCTCTGATCGGCAAATCTGCACTGGACTCTCCGCCGAACCCTCGTGACGTATCCAATGGATCTCGGCAGTCCTCCACGTCCAGCTCGACAGGGACAGCTGATAAATGGTGGGAGCATTGGGTTACAAACGAGGCGACCCGGCGTGCAGCATTCGCGGCCTTCATTGTTGATTCGATCCATGCAACGATGTTCGGTCATTCGGCAGTCATGGTAGCTCATGAAATGCGACTGCCTCTTCCTTGTGACGAGTCTATGTGGCGAGCCGGCAGTAGTTCTGAAGTTTGGAGGATTGAATCAAACTTGATGTCAAATGGCATCAAGCCAACTTCATTCCTGGAGGGTCTTAAGAGAACTTTGAGCGGTCAAGATGTCCACACAACATCATTCGGTAGAACAGTGCTCATGACAGGCCTGTTAAGCGTCTCATGGCACATGCACCAGCGGGATCTTCAGGTCAATGTCCTAGGCGGCGGCATCATCCAGGCTCTTGGCGGTCGTGATCGATGGCGGGCTACTCTCACTCGAGCATACGACACTTGGAAAGCTGATTTTGACAAGCATCTTGAACGAAGCGAGGCCGCTGACCCGTATCGAGACGACGCTACTAAGAGGCAGGAGTTCAACGTCGTATTTGAAAGTCGCACGGTTTTGCACCATTTGGCACACATGGCCATGCATGCTGATATTGTGGACTGCCAAATGTTTGCACGAGCAAAGCGTCTACTTGGTCGAACGATTGGGCCTCAAGAGTTTAATAGTGCTCAAAGGCGAATCAAAGACCACTGGGCTCACTCCGCGAGGGCGAGAGATGCAGCCTTTTACGCTATCAAGTTCCTCTGCTCAGTACTTGCTCCGGATCAAGTATCTGCAGCACATGCGGGCGGATACCACCTCGATGAGCCTTACGACGCCCGCGACGATGTTCTCCTTAACCGGCCTTGGGTGATGTACTTCGCTGCCCTGGTTGTTTGGAGTTATGGATTCGCGCTCGAGGGACCTTGTCCCAACATTCCGCTACCTACCACAAGGCACGAGAAGCTGCAGCATATGAGGAACTACTTTGTCAAGTTCGGTGGCATCGACAGTCCCGGTGCACTACAAGGTCGATCAGGGGTCAATGCCAATACAGCCCTTCTCATGGTCCTCAAAGACACGTTTCAG ACAACACGTTGGGAATTGCTTCATGAAGGATCAGCTCTTTTAAGCAATTGCATTATCCTTAATCAAGGCGGAACAATTGATTAA
- a CDS encoding related to heat shock protein MDJ1, producing the protein MNPSLISKAAAPAHVLAQNAPKLQCLKKGAQLHTAAWRAGSENRSSLRKRTRAPSAKRLFHATSAVQQKDPYQALGVSKSASAGEIKKAYYGLAKKFHPDTNKDPQAKDKFADIQSAYEILSDPKKREQYDQFGAAGFDPSGGGAPGGGGGFGGGHPFSGFGGFGTQGGFGGFGGQGGFGGGVNFEDIFSAFTGQQGFGRRGRQQAHQQEILVGDNVEVQATISFMEAAKGTSKTISLTPLSTCGTCKGNGLKAGTSRSACSACDGTGTRVHFMQGGFQMASTCGTCDGTGTVIPKGAECKTCSGDGVVRERKSITVDIPAGIEDGMRLRVDGAGDAPATGRSSDPNARGQNGDLYVFIRVTKDPKFRRDGSNILYTANIPLTTALLGGHAEIPTLDGTVNVKVATGTNTGDKITLPGMGMKRLGSRRGVNGDLRVEYRVSMPKYLTANQRTIAELLADEMDDKTAKRVMGVGSSRDPNDPESHKNEGFLKSLWHTLTNNPAHQKANDDSSKNDDSSKKSDDKDKK; encoded by the exons ATGAATCCTAGTTTGATATCGAAGGCCGCCGCTCCTGCGCATGTGCTGGCGCAAAATGCACCTAAGCTTCAGTGTTTAAAGAAAGGTGCCCAGCTTCACACTGCGGCATGGCGGGCCGGCTCTGAAAACCGATCTTctttgaggaagaggactCGAGCTCCTTCAGCGAAGCGG TTGTTCCATGCTACAAGTGCCGTCCAGCAGAAGGATCCTTACCAAGCTCTTGGTGTTAGTAAGAGTGCATCGGCCGGCGAGATTAAGAAGGCATACTACGGCCTAGCGAAAAAGTTCCATCCCGATACGAATAAGGACCCCCAGGCCAAGGATAAGTTCGCCGATATTCAATCCGCATACGAGATTCTGTCCGACCCCAAGAAGCGCGAGCAGTACGACCAATTCGGTGCCGCTGGCTTCGATCCCAGCGGGGGAGGTGCACcaggcggtggtggtggtttcgGTGGAGGGCATCCATTCTCTGGCTTTGGAGGATTCGGTACACAAGGAGGATTCGGCGGCTTTGGCGGACAGGGAGGTTTCGGAGGCGGCGTCAACTTCGAGGATATCTTTTCAGCGTTTACCGGACAACAAGGCTTTGGCCGCCGTGGACGAcagcaagctcatcagcaGGAGATCTTGGTCGGTGACAATGTCGAAGTTCAAgctactataagctttatgGAGGCGGCGAAAGGCACCAGCAAGACGATTTCGCTCACACCACTCAGCACATGCGGCACATGCAAGGGTAACGGTCTGAAGGCCGGCACATCGAGGAGTGCCTGCAGTGCTTGTGACGGAACCGGGACTCGAGTACACTTCATGCAGGGTGGCTTCCAAATGGCATCTACTTGCGGAACTTGTGATGGTACTGGTACGGTTATTCCCAAGGGAGCTGAGTGCAAGACATGCTCAGGAGATGGCGTtgtgagggagagaaagTCAATCACGGTGGATATCCCTGCCGGTATCGAGGACGGTATGCGACTTCGAGTTGACGGTGCTGGTGACGCGCCTGCTACTGGCCGATCTTCCGACCCCAATGCTCGTGGCCAGAATGGAGATCTGTACGTCTTTATCCGAGTCACCAAGGACCCCAAGTTCCGTCGAGACGGCTCCAACATTCTTTACACTGCCAATATTCCTCTTACAACAGCCTTACTGGGTGGCCATGCAGAGATCCCTACTCTGGATGGAACAGTCAATGTCAAGGTTGCCACTGGCACCAACACTGGTGACAAGATCACACTTCCCGGTATGGGAATGAAGCGTCTCGGTTCACGACGTGGTGTCAACGGTGATCTCCGTGTTGAATACCGAGTTAGCATGCCCAAGTATTTGACGGCTAACCAGAGAACTATTGCCGAGTTGCTTGCCGACGAAATGGACGACAAGACTGCCAAGCGCGTGATGGGCGTCGGTTCTTCCAG GGATCCAAATGACCCTGAATCGCACAAGAATGAGGGCTTCCTCAAATCGCTTTGGCACACACTGACCAATAATCCCGCTCACCAAAAGGCGAATGACGATTCAAGCAAGAATGACGACTCAAGCAAGAAATCTGATGATAAGGATAAGAAATAA
- a CDS encoding related to molecular chaperone (DnaJ superfamily): MSSKDSKEDKDALDALELEAKEFDKDAEIDRILKAFRLDAYAVLDLQPGVPDSDIKVTYRKKSLLIHPDKTKNPLAPDAFDRLKKAQTELMDEKHRARLDEAIADARMLLIRENKWTVDSEELKTEEFRKMWRAKARDVLIDNEHRRRRQMKAQLQEEGREQRRTDAEVEERKRKRQHEQDWEATRDERISSWRQFQKGSGGEKKKKKKLKPIG, encoded by the exons ATGTCCAGCAAAGACTCGAAAGAAGATAAAGACGCGCTCGATgctcttgagcttgaagccaaAGAATTTGATAAG GATGCTGAGATTGACCGCATCTTGAAGGCATTTCGCCTCGATGC TTATGccgttcttgatctccaacCTGGTGTCCCTGACTCAGACATCAAGGTTACTTACCGCAAGAAGTCTCTACTCATCCATCCCGATAAAACAAAGAATCCGCTGGCTCCAGATGCCTTTGATCGGCTAAAGAAGGCACAGACAGAGCTCATGGACGAGAAGCACCGTGCACGACTAGATGAAGCTATCGCGGACGCTCGAATGTTGCTTATTCGCGAAAACAAATGGACTGTCGACAGCGAAGAGCTCAAGACGGAAGAGTTCCGAAAGATGTGGCGCGCAAAAGCGCGAGATGTTCTCATTGATAACGAGCATCGCCGACGTCGCCAGATGAAAGCCCAGCTCCAGGAAGAAGGTCGTGAACAACGACGTACTGATGCCGAGGTGGAAGAACGTAAGCGCAAGCGACAGCATGAACAGGATTGGGAAGCCACCCGGGATGAGCGGATCAGCAGCTGGCGACAATTCCAGAAAGGATCAGGTGgcgagaagaaaaagaagaagaagctcaagcccaTCGGCTAG